Proteins found in one Pempheris klunzingeri isolate RE-2024b chromosome 6, fPemKlu1.hap1, whole genome shotgun sequence genomic segment:
- the prdx6 gene encoding peroxiredoxin-6, giving the protein MPGLLLGDEFPNFEADTTIGRIKFHDFLGSSWGVLFSHPRDFTPVCTTELACAAKISEEFKKRGVKMIALSIDSVEDHRSWSKDVMAFNSQGDSALPFPIIADHKRELSVQLGMLDPDERDKDGMPLTARCVFVIGPDKKLKLSILYPATTGRNFDELLRVIDSLQLTAQKKVATPVDWKPGDKVMVIPSLSDAEAATLFPSGVTTKELPSGKRYLRYTQP; this is encoded by the exons ATGCCTGGACTTCTGCTGGGAGACGAGTTCCCAAACTTCGAGGCCGACACCACCATCGGCAGGATCAAGTTCCACGACTTCCTGGGCAGCTC ATGGGGCGTCCTGTTCTCCCACCCGAGGGACTTCACCCCTGTCTGCACCACCGAGCTTGCCTGTGCTGCCAAGATCAGCGAGGAGTTCAAGAAACGGGGTGTGAAGATGATTGCTTTGTCTATCGACAGTGTTGAGGATCACCGCAGCTGGAGCAAG GATGTGATGGCATTCAACAGTCAGGGTGACAGCGCTCTGCCTTTCCCCATCATCGCGGATCACAAGAGAGAGCTGTCCGTCCAGCTGGGCATGCTGGACCCCGATGAGAGAGACAAGGATGGAATGCCCCTCACCGCTCGCTGC GTCTTTGTGATTGGGCCCGACAAGAAGCTGAAGCTGTCCATCCTCTACCCTGCCACCACAGGGAGGAACTTTGATGAGCTGCTCCGTGTTATCGACTCTCTGCAGCTCACTGCACAGAAGAAGGTGGCCACACCTGTCGACTGGAAG CCTGGTGACAAAGTCATGGTCATTCCCTCGCTCTCTGACGCAGAAGCTGCCACTCTCTTCCCCAGCGGTGTGACCACTAAAGAGTTGCCCTCTGGGAAGAGATACTTGCGCTACACCCAGCCCTGA